The Providencia sp. PROV188 genome includes a region encoding these proteins:
- a CDS encoding DUF4026 domain-containing protein, which yields MNNKQQYLDIAAGNGEKEASMMVAIPASELTSLQLEQRLEEQTYFTEGEIDYLPDEEGGGFFFSCKRGEEELRFYVSLVESDPEYTINPYFATDPISQELYTQASNAPQAVVVECLFQEKPLVSYLQQLKIIQILVPDLLLGLDISAAGKVFTREWLNFQLIDDLMPSIDSLYVVHAIYDHDENSEDSAPTKYWFHTHGLARCGLSEAEIIIPHPIASYYGIPELFWSFVNNSITNGKIDFNEPIFIGQTQTGYEYLVAVPFEEGLLHVGTSTPIDNLKPLEEMNFEFGDMSSERFMGDWHDRDESHQHPSVMLFRVTQENPTLESFFEGFEDQNAMMFMRTDEETADMSSKARLRWEYFTHMLDNYGPKPVTPKKGLFAKLLGKSEEEEESEWRFLIKCGISYQDEEGDEGHEHMWFEPLTWNGDQFEGRLINHPFYVETMEEGGVYPLTRDHITDWTIYYQDGSYTPDTIYKLLSGAQVH from the coding sequence CATCAGAGCTGACCTCCCTACAACTTGAACAGCGTCTGGAAGAGCAAACCTACTTTACTGAAGGGGAAATTGATTACCTGCCTGATGAAGAAGGCGGCGGTTTCTTCTTTAGCTGTAAACGTGGCGAAGAAGAGTTACGTTTTTACGTTTCGCTTGTGGAGAGCGACCCGGAATACACCATCAACCCGTATTTCGCGACAGATCCTATTAGCCAAGAACTTTACACGCAGGCAAGCAATGCGCCACAGGCCGTGGTGGTTGAATGCCTATTCCAAGAAAAGCCTCTAGTGAGCTACTTACAGCAGCTTAAAATTATCCAAATTTTAGTACCTGATTTATTACTGGGCTTGGATATTTCTGCCGCAGGTAAAGTCTTTACCCGTGAATGGCTTAACTTCCAGCTGATCGACGATTTAATGCCAAGCATTGATTCCCTGTATGTGGTGCATGCCATTTACGATCACGATGAAAACTCCGAAGATTCAGCGCCGACCAAATATTGGTTCCATACTCATGGGTTAGCCCGTTGTGGTTTATCGGAAGCGGAAATTATCATTCCACACCCGATTGCGTCTTATTATGGGATCCCTGAGTTGTTCTGGAGCTTTGTGAACAACAGCATTACCAACGGAAAAATCGACTTTAATGAGCCGATTTTCATTGGGCAAACACAAACCGGCTATGAATATTTAGTGGCGGTACCTTTTGAAGAAGGTCTCCTTCATGTAGGAACTTCCACACCGATCGATAACTTAAAACCGCTGGAAGAGATGAACTTCGAGTTTGGCGATATGAGCTCTGAGCGTTTTATGGGGGATTGGCACGACCGTGACGAATCTCACCAGCATCCATCCGTAATGTTATTCCGTGTCACGCAAGAAAACCCAACATTGGAAAGCTTCTTTGAAGGGTTTGAAGACCAAAATGCAATGATGTTTATGCGCACTGATGAAGAAACGGCGGATATGTCCAGCAAAGCCAGACTACGTTGGGAATACTTCACTCACATGCTCGATAACTATGGTCCAAAGCCAGTCACACCGAAAAAAGGGCTATTTGCGAAGCTGCTCGGAAAATCGGAAGAAGAGGAAGAATCAGAGTGGCGCTTCTTAATTAAATGCGGCATTAGTTATCAAGATGAAGAGGGTGATGAAGGGCACGAACATATGTGGTTTGAGCCGTTGACATGGAACGGCGACCAGTTTGAAGGCCGTTTAATTAATCACCCATTCTATGTGGAAACCATGGAAGAGGGCGGTGTTTATCCGCTAACGCGTGACCATATCACGGATTGGACTATTTATTATCAGGACGGTAGCTATACTCCTGATACAATCTATAAACTTCTTAGTGGTGCTCAAGTGCATTAA
- a CDS encoding regulatory protein RecX, which produces MTQPELYQYALFLLSRRDYGKAELFARMKRRMYEKNEGIIDEQLIEGVLDKLSEQHFLDDDRVVSLLLQGYSRKGYGPLRIKQEMRQKGFAETLVEHHFAELDVDWFEKAAEVRSKKFGDEIPTDFKEKGKQIRYLQYRGFFGDMIFELFSR; this is translated from the coding sequence ATGACCCAACCTGAACTGTACCAATATGCCCTATTTTTACTTTCCAGACGCGATTATGGCAAAGCGGAGTTATTTGCCCGTATGAAGCGCCGTATGTATGAAAAAAATGAGGGGATTATCGATGAGCAGTTGATTGAAGGGGTGTTGGATAAACTGAGTGAGCAGCACTTTTTGGATGATGACCGTGTGGTATCACTGCTATTGCAAGGGTATTCGCGTAAAGGATATGGACCTTTACGGATCAAACAAGAAATGCGGCAAAAAGGATTTGCCGAGACATTAGTCGAACACCATTTTGCTGAGCTTGATGTCGACTGGTTTGAAAAGGCAGCAGAAGTACGCAGTAAAAAATTTGGGGATGAAATCCCAACTGACTTTAAAGAGAAGGGTAAACAAATTCGTTATCTGCAATACCGAGGTTTTTTTGGTGACATGATATTTGAGTTATTCTCGCGCTAA